Proteins encoded in a region of the Tepidibacillus fermentans genome:
- a CDS encoding dipeptidase — protein sequence MIFDAHTDVLWKLLNDPSIDFYEDDDRLHVNYPNMIKGKIDLQVFAIYVSPTIKSSKFLVAIQSIDDFYQIVIGQKNRFKLATTYQEIETYLDQDKKVALLSIEGADVLEGDLAKLRTFYRLGVRAMGLTWNQANEVADGIMEPRGAGLTRFGQEVVKEMNRLGMMIDVSHLSERGFWDVIEQSEIPIHASHSNTKKICNHPRNLTDGQIKAIIEQGGVIGVTFVRDFTSTNKEPTIDDLLLHIEHIASLGGIEHIGLGSDFDGANPIKGLENAGKLENLVNVLLKYFAKEHVEGILKQNWLNYYKRVLR from the coding sequence TGACGCTCATACAGACGTATTATGGAAACTACTAAATGATCCAAGCATTGATTTTTATGAAGATGACGATCGTTTACATGTGAATTATCCGAATATGATAAAAGGAAAAATCGATCTTCAAGTTTTTGCGATTTATGTCTCTCCAACGATAAAATCATCTAAATTTCTCGTAGCAATTCAATCAATTGATGATTTCTACCAGATTGTAATCGGACAAAAAAACCGATTTAAACTTGCTACTACCTATCAGGAGATTGAGACCTATTTAGATCAGGACAAGAAAGTTGCTCTATTGTCGATTGAAGGAGCAGATGTCCTTGAAGGGGATTTAGCAAAGCTAAGAACTTTTTATCGATTAGGTGTAAGAGCTATGGGATTAACTTGGAATCAAGCCAATGAAGTGGCTGATGGAATCATGGAACCAAGAGGAGCGGGATTAACTAGATTTGGACAAGAAGTTGTGAAAGAGATGAATCGTCTAGGGATGATGATCGATGTTTCTCATTTATCAGAAAGAGGTTTTTGGGATGTAATTGAACAAAGCGAGATTCCAATTCATGCTTCTCATTCCAATACCAAAAAAATATGTAATCATCCTCGGAATTTAACAGACGGCCAAATTAAAGCAATCATTGAACAGGGTGGTGTGATTGGAGTTACCTTTGTAAGAGATTTTACCTCAACAAATAAAGAACCCACCATTGACGATCTCCTCTTACATATTGAACATATTGCAAGTCTAGGTGGTATCGAACACATTGGATTAGGTTCTGATTTTGATGGGGCTAATCCTATAAAAGGGCTAGAAAATGCAGGAAAACTAGAAAATTTGGTAAATGTCTTATTGAAGTATTTTGCTAAAGAACATGTTGAGGGGATTTTAAAACAAAATTGGCTCAATTATTACAAAAGAGTTCTTCGTTAA